Proteins from one Anastrepha obliqua isolate idAnaObli1 chromosome 2, idAnaObli1_1.0, whole genome shotgun sequence genomic window:
- the LOC129237322 gene encoding uncharacterized protein LOC129237322, which yields MKEPSDNKKEILSFMTQKFDDMKKTFQEENSILRAQIKVVVDSLADQKVMICQILREQAEELPLRLNFPINSEEDLAKINEEINQINRDSYIKTMRIILQPAGVLKSMKCILTDRLMMGFNVDGVQGKKSLKIFQNFYGVLLESIPISDTSGSAEMQIREAIKLQKKRLFKSISIKRK from the exons ATGAAAG agCCCTctgacaacaaaaaagaaattttatcttttatgaCCCAAAAGTTCGACGACATGAAAA AAACATTCCAAGAAGAAAATTCAATTCTGCGGG cCCAGATAAAAGTTGTAGTAGACTCGCTCGCTGACCAGAAAGTCATGATTTGCCAAATTCTGCGTGAGCAGGCAGAAGAGCTACCACTGCGCCTTAACTTCCCCATTAATTCCGAGGAAGACCTTgccaaaataaatgaagaaataaatcaaatcaATAGGGACTCTTAT atTAAAACAATGAGAATCATTTTGCAACCAGCCGGTGTACTTAAATCTATGAAATGCATTCTGACCGACCGTCTAATGATGGGATTCAATGTGGATGGAGTgcaaggaaaaaaatctttgaaaatctttcaaaatttttatggaGTTTTGCTGG aatcaATACCAATTTCGGACACGTCAGGATCGGCCGAAATGCAGATACGCGAAGCTATTAAACTCCAAAAGAAAAgactttttaaaagtatttctattaaaaggaaataa